One Candidatus Babeliales bacterium DNA segment encodes these proteins:
- the trpS gene encoding tryptophan--tRNA ligase, translating to MKKQEIVLTGDRPTGPLHIGHYVGSLLNRVSLQDIYKQYVMIADIQALTDNSANPAKVRENVMEVALDYLAVGIDPAKTTIFIQSMIPEIAELTMFYLNLVTVNRLLRNPTVKTEIQQKGFGESVPAGFLMYPVSQAADITIVKGTIIPVGEDQLPVIEQTNEIIRCFNRTYQTDIFPEAKALIPKVSRLVGLDGQAKMSKSLNNAIFLGDDEDTLKKRIMSMYTDPGHLHVSDPGKVEGNVVFVYLDAFDPDVAKVEELKAHYQKGGLGDVVLKKYLFEVLNAMLTPIRTRRAELAQDRGEMMRMLLAGTAKAREASAQTMQEVKKALMLDY from the coding sequence ATGAAAAAGCAAGAGATCGTACTTACAGGTGATAGACCAACCGGTCCACTGCACATTGGACATTATGTTGGATCACTTCTCAACCGTGTTAGCTTGCAAGATATTTACAAGCAATATGTCATGATCGCAGATATTCAAGCGCTTACTGACAATTCTGCAAATCCGGCAAAAGTTCGTGAAAATGTTATGGAAGTCGCTTTAGATTATTTGGCTGTTGGTATTGATCCTGCAAAAACAACAATTTTTATTCAATCGATGATTCCAGAAATTGCCGAACTTACCATGTTTTATTTAAATTTGGTAACCGTCAATCGATTGCTTCGTAATCCAACGGTTAAAACGGAAATTCAACAAAAAGGATTTGGAGAGTCTGTACCCGCTGGATTTTTAATGTACCCAGTCAGCCAAGCTGCTGACATTACAATCGTAAAAGGTACCATTATTCCTGTCGGAGAAGATCAACTTCCTGTTATTGAACAAACTAATGAAATCATTCGCTGCTTTAATCGTACCTATCAAACAGATATTTTTCCTGAAGCAAAGGCACTAATTCCTAAAGTATCTCGGTTGGTAGGGCTTGATGGACAAGCAAAAATGAGTAAAAGTTTAAACAATGCAATCTTTTTAGGTGACGATGAAGACACGCTTAAAAAACGTATTATGAGCATGTACACTGACCCAGGTCACTTACATGTCAGTGATCCAGGCAAAGTTGAAGGTAACGTTGTTTTTGTGTACCTTGATGCATTTGATCCAGACGTAGCTAAGGTTGAAGAACTTAAAGCTCATTATCAAAAGGGCGGACTTGGCGATGTGGTGCTTAAAAAATATTTATTTGAAGTACTGAATGCCATGTTGACCCCGATTCGTACTCGAAGAGCTGAGCTAGCCCAAGATCGTGGTGAAATGATGCGCATGCTGCTTGCTGGAACTGCAAAGGCTCGGGAAGCGAGTGCTCAGACTATGCAAGAAGTGAAAAAAGCTTTAATGCTTGATTATTAA
- a CDS encoding DUF502 domain-containing protein, giving the protein MQIKNLYHSPGAYLQHLFGTGLIFLIPIIITYGFFSFFFNMIKGLLLPIKNLHIPVVQEIPQHEIFILIGFIFLLGILVKAFIFKPIIHMIEDFFARIPMIKTIYLATKQLTHAFTAHDQASFKKVVIIEFPRQGMYSIGFLTKEIPTQISEKKLFGIYVPHTPNPATGSFVMLPAESFVETDLTRQEATALVISGGILQPGRYQKHSVSEEN; this is encoded by the coding sequence ATGCAAATTAAAAATCTATATCATAGTCCAGGTGCGTATCTTCAACACTTATTTGGAACAGGATTAATTTTTTTAATTCCCATAATAATTACCTATGGTTTTTTCAGCTTTTTTTTCAACATGATTAAAGGCTTACTGCTGCCTATAAAAAACTTACATATTCCCGTTGTACAGGAAATTCCACAGCATGAAATTTTTATTTTAATCGGTTTTATTTTTCTTCTAGGGATTTTAGTAAAAGCATTTATTTTTAAACCGATCATTCATATGATTGAAGATTTTTTTGCTCGCATTCCTATGATAAAAACTATTTATCTAGCAACAAAGCAGCTAACTCATGCTTTCACTGCGCATGATCAAGCAAGCTTTAAAAAAGTTGTTATCATTGAGTTTCCACGCCAAGGAATGTACAGCATCGGGTTTTTAACGAAAGAAATTCCAACTCAAATTTCTGAAAAGAAATTATTTGGCATTTATGTGCCACATACGCCAAATCCTGCAACAGGTAGTTTTGTTATGCTGCCAGCTGAGTCATTTGTAGAAACAGATTTAACTCGTCAAGAGGCAACTGCTCTGGTTATCTCTGGTGGAATACTTCAACCAGGTCGATATCAAAAACATTCGGTTTCTGAAGAAAATTAA
- the pnp gene encoding polyribonucleotide nucleotidyltransferase, giving the protein MVKTFKLKSLGYEVTVGKFANQADGSVWFRHKDTVILATAVMAETKSFMGFLPLSVDYREYFSAAGKIPGGYLKREGRSSDQEVLVSRLIDRSIRPLFPSYFFNEVQVLATVYSLDKDALPAPLTLLAASIALSISRIPFGGPVGAVQVGRNEGKWIMNPTRDELANSDVTLMVAGTKEGLCMVEGNASGISETELVDALFTAHESIKEQVAWQEEICKEVAVANNTTYQDGFDWTSWHNKAVTFLTSSRIDEIFKVGSEKQALKDAIKKIKVAFHAEHVGQHVVAKSEEENKINYVFDSVLNDAVGVETLKRKVRVDGRNFTDIRNISTEVNLLPSVHGSAFFQRGQTQALVSVTLGSGKDAQRIDDLFENEPIDIGFMLHYNFPPFSVGEAKPMRGPGRREIGHGHLAASAIKRVLPSKEDFPYTIRIISDILESNGSSSMASVCGSTMALMDAGVPITDMVAGIAMGLLHAEGGNFQAITDITGFEDALGLMDFKVAGTKSGINAIQMDIKYKGGLPRRVFEQALAQAQQARLHILGEMNKVMTEPNKELNPRVPRMISIQIDPNKAGAIIGSGGKIIKEIIEHTGTTIDIEGSVVNIFGAPGSNIDMAVAWVKILADQLEQGMILEGYIARTSDFGLFVDIAPGKAGLLHISKIPKDKQRNLDQFYRIDDKIMVIVDDFDPESGKIRLDFADKNAR; this is encoded by the coding sequence ATGGTCAAAACTTTTAAGTTAAAAAGTCTTGGATACGAGGTAACAGTTGGAAAATTTGCAAATCAGGCTGATGGATCAGTTTGGTTTCGACATAAAGATACTGTTATTTTAGCAACAGCTGTTATGGCAGAAACAAAAAGCTTTATGGGTTTCTTACCTCTTTCTGTAGATTACCGAGAATATTTTTCTGCTGCAGGAAAAATTCCAGGTGGATACCTTAAAAGAGAAGGTCGTTCTTCCGATCAAGAAGTTTTGGTAAGTCGTTTGATCGATCGATCAATTCGACCACTTTTCCCTTCCTATTTCTTCAATGAAGTACAAGTCCTTGCAACTGTTTATTCACTTGATAAAGATGCGCTTCCAGCGCCATTGACATTGCTTGCAGCGTCAATTGCATTATCAATATCAAGAATTCCTTTCGGTGGACCGGTTGGCGCAGTCCAAGTCGGCCGCAACGAAGGAAAATGGATTATGAATCCAACAAGAGACGAGTTAGCAAATTCTGATGTAACATTAATGGTTGCTGGAACTAAAGAAGGTCTTTGCATGGTTGAAGGAAATGCTTCTGGCATTTCTGAAACAGAATTAGTCGATGCATTGTTTACTGCTCATGAGTCAATCAAAGAGCAAGTAGCATGGCAAGAAGAAATTTGCAAAGAAGTGGCTGTTGCAAACAACACAACATACCAAGATGGTTTTGACTGGACATCATGGCATAACAAAGCTGTAACTTTTTTAACTTCATCACGAATTGATGAAATTTTTAAAGTTGGTTCAGAAAAACAAGCATTAAAAGATGCAATTAAAAAAATCAAAGTAGCATTTCATGCTGAGCATGTTGGTCAACACGTGGTTGCTAAAAGTGAAGAAGAAAACAAAATTAATTATGTTTTCGATTCAGTTCTCAATGACGCAGTTGGCGTTGAAACATTAAAACGTAAAGTACGTGTTGATGGTAGAAATTTTACAGATATTCGTAATATCTCTACAGAAGTAAACTTACTTCCATCAGTTCATGGTTCTGCATTTTTCCAACGTGGTCAAACACAAGCACTTGTCAGTGTAACTTTGGGTAGTGGAAAAGACGCTCAAAGAATTGATGATCTTTTTGAAAATGAACCAATTGATATTGGGTTTATGTTGCATTATAACTTCCCTCCATTCTCTGTAGGTGAAGCTAAACCAATGCGCGGACCTGGGCGTCGAGAAATTGGACACGGACATTTAGCAGCTTCTGCTATTAAACGTGTACTTCCTTCAAAAGAAGACTTTCCGTACACCATTAGAATTATTTCTGACATCTTAGAATCTAACGGTTCTAGCTCTATGGCATCAGTCTGTGGATCGACAATGGCTCTTATGGATGCTGGCGTTCCGATTACAGATATGGTTGCTGGTATTGCTATGGGACTTTTACATGCTGAAGGCGGAAATTTCCAAGCGATTACTGATATTACTGGATTTGAAGATGCTTTAGGTCTAATGGATTTTAAAGTTGCTGGTACAAAATCAGGAATTAATGCAATCCAAATGGATATTAAATACAAAGGTGGATTACCTCGTAGAGTATTTGAACAAGCTTTAGCGCAAGCACAACAAGCTCGTCTTCACATTTTGGGTGAAATGAATAAAGTTATGACTGAGCCTAACAAAGAGCTTAATCCTCGTGTTCCTCGTATGATTTCAATTCAAATTGATCCAAACAAAGCTGGTGCAATTATCGGTTCTGGCGGAAAAATTATTAAAGAAATTATCGAACACACTGGAACAACAATTGATATTGAAGGTTCTGTTGTTAACATCTTTGGAGCACCAGGGTCAAATATTGACATGGCTGTTGCATGGGTGAAAATTTTAGCTGATCAACTCGAACAAGGTATGATCTTAGAAGGTTATATTGCTCGAACATCTGACTTTGGTTTATTTGTAGATATTGCGCCGGGTAAAGCTGGACTCTTGCATATCTCAAAAATACCAAAAGATAAACAAAGAAACCTTGATCAATTTTACAGAATTGATGACAAAATTATGGTTATTGTTGATGATTTTGATCCTGAATCAGGAAAAATACGTTTAGATTTTGCTGATAAAAACGCACGATAA
- the rpsO gene encoding 30S ribosomal protein S15: protein MLTQVEKLALIKEFGKNEQDSGSTAVQIALLTKNMAVVQAHLGVHKKDFSTQRGLMQMVNDRKRLLIYLKKCDEASYSDVIKRLGIRK from the coding sequence ATGTTAACACAAGTAGAAAAATTAGCGCTCATCAAAGAATTTGGCAAAAATGAACAAGATTCTGGTTCAACAGCAGTGCAAATAGCTCTTTTGACAAAAAATATGGCTGTAGTACAAGCTCATTTAGGAGTTCACAAAAAAGACTTCAGTACACAACGTGGATTGATGCAAATGGTAAATGACAGAAAACGACTTTTAATCTATCTAAAAAAATGTGACGAAGCTAGTTACAGCGATGTGATTAAACGTCTTGGAATCAGAAAATAA
- the rpoC gene encoding DNA-directed RNA polymerase subunit beta': MSNQILQRFREYVQPAQFNAIKLRLASPDKIKALSYGEVKKIETINYRTLKPEKDGLFCARIFGPVKDWECNCGKYKRMKHRGVTCEKCGVEVIQARVRRERMGHIELVSPVCHIWYLKGTPSYLSFILDLSVKDLERIVYFDSYLVIHQGNSPFTRKSIISTNEFEEYQINHPEDFEFKADSGAQAVKDLLKLMDLGAEIAHLQELYANSTSVAAKHKMMRRVKILSALKAAGLRPEWMIMDILPVLPPDLRPLVPIEGGRFASSDLNELYRRVLNRNVRLQRLLEIEAPSVIIKNEKRMLQEAVDSLVDNGRRGQPVRGSNKRPLKSLSEMLRGKQGRFRQNLLGKRVDYSARSVIVVDPEMKMSQCGLPKVMALELFKSHVYAELLRCELASNLRIAKKMVEEATTEVWDALDTVVKGKVVLLNRAPTLHRLGIQAFYPVLVNGKAIKIHPLVCSAFNADFDGDTMSVHLPLSCKAQKESERLVLSTRSLLSPSNGQPIALPSQEMVIGLYYMTKTRRFALGEGTVFSSEKEVISAYNCKSVDLHAGIKLRLKTGEMADTTVGRSILYDVMPDGADFSLVNRLLRKSDIGRLVEHIYYKFGSDRTVQFLEKIKELGFSYATLGGISFPMEGLIEPKSKKASIADAEKKVTKIEALFKSGAITNGERENKVVSLWHHTAASIAREMYQQYEEYDNQAYENADKSFKWFNPIFMSIDSGARGTKEQIKQLVAMRGLMSKPSGDVIETPVKSNFKSGLNVFEYFISTHGARKGQADTALKTANSGYLTRRLVDVAQDVVVTMDDCGTLGHVVLEDLKESGKIIYALIKRLNGRVLVADLKDSLTGEILFKRGQLITRNELIALKDAYVLKASVRSVLSCQVKRGICSQCYGMDLSTGRLIEVGVAVGVIAAQSIGEPGTQLTMRTFHIGGTASFAEQALYLAKYAGRIEFHDIRTVVDRDGQDIVVSRKGCVRILSENGRELQEVQVSYGATLLVKQGQEIKADTEIVKLDPHNDVIIGEKEGYVEYIDLINNITSQEKIDEASQKSLRYILEFKSDKYQPALAIVNKDEDARLQYYLPHGSYLLVSDKQKVEIGDVLVKIPKEVTKTRDITGGLPRVSEIFEARISKDAAIIADIDGEVAFGGLHRGHRKVSVTAGENSFNYLVPRDRQLIVADGEKVKSGDSLTNGLPVLQDVLRILGPDVLQTYIVNQVQEIYRLQGVDIDDRHIEVIAKQMLRKVRVVSPGDSDFLIGDLVDKVHFKAVNGALRSEGKAAAVARPVLMGITMASLGTESVFSAASFQETTRILAEAAVYGTVDNLYGLKENIIVGKLVPAGTGVTSFKDKHLGDEVCA; this comes from the coding sequence GTGTCTAATCAAATTTTACAAAGATTTAGAGAATATGTTCAGCCTGCTCAGTTTAATGCTATTAAATTGCGGCTTGCATCTCCTGATAAAATCAAAGCTTTATCGTATGGTGAAGTGAAGAAAATTGAAACGATCAATTACAGAACATTAAAACCAGAAAAAGATGGGCTCTTTTGTGCTCGAATTTTTGGTCCTGTAAAAGATTGGGAGTGTAACTGCGGTAAATATAAACGTATGAAACACCGCGGTGTTACATGCGAAAAATGTGGCGTTGAAGTTATTCAAGCTCGTGTTCGTCGTGAACGCATGGGGCACATTGAACTTGTTTCTCCGGTTTGTCACATTTGGTATCTAAAAGGTACACCGAGTTATCTCAGCTTTATTTTAGATCTTTCAGTAAAAGATTTAGAACGTATTGTTTATTTTGATTCTTACTTGGTCATTCATCAAGGTAATTCTCCGTTTACTCGGAAATCGATTATCTCGACAAATGAGTTTGAAGAATATCAAATAAATCATCCAGAAGACTTTGAATTTAAAGCTGACAGTGGAGCTCAAGCAGTTAAAGATCTTTTAAAATTGATGGATCTTGGTGCTGAAATTGCACATCTTCAAGAATTATATGCAAATTCAACATCAGTTGCGGCAAAACACAAAATGATGCGTCGCGTTAAAATCTTGTCAGCGTTGAAAGCTGCTGGTCTACGTCCTGAGTGGATGATTATGGATATCCTTCCAGTATTACCACCGGATCTACGACCGCTTGTGCCTATTGAAGGTGGACGTTTTGCTAGTTCAGATTTGAACGAATTATATCGTCGAGTTTTGAATAGAAACGTTCGATTACAAAGATTGTTAGAAATTGAAGCGCCAAGCGTTATTATTAAAAATGAAAAACGCATGTTGCAAGAGGCTGTTGATTCATTGGTTGACAATGGTCGCAGAGGACAGCCTGTTCGCGGTTCAAATAAACGTCCGTTGAAATCACTCAGCGAAATGCTTCGTGGTAAACAAGGTCGATTCCGTCAAAACTTACTTGGTAAACGTGTTGATTACTCAGCTCGTTCAGTGATCGTTGTTGATCCTGAAATGAAAATGAGTCAATGTGGACTTCCAAAAGTTATGGCATTGGAATTATTTAAATCGCATGTGTATGCAGAATTATTACGTTGTGAATTAGCTTCGAACTTGCGTATTGCAAAAAAAATGGTTGAAGAAGCGACAACTGAAGTATGGGATGCGCTTGATACTGTCGTAAAAGGTAAAGTCGTACTTTTAAACCGTGCCCCAACATTGCACCGTTTAGGTATTCAAGCTTTTTATCCAGTATTGGTTAATGGAAAAGCGATCAAAATTCATCCTTTGGTTTGTAGCGCATTTAACGCGGATTTTGATGGTGATACCATGTCCGTACACTTGCCATTAAGCTGCAAAGCGCAAAAAGAATCTGAGCGATTAGTTCTTTCTACAAGAAGCTTACTTTCTCCTTCGAACGGTCAGCCAATAGCGCTTCCTTCACAGGAAATGGTTATCGGATTGTATTACATGACTAAAACTCGTCGATTTGCTCTCGGAGAAGGTACTGTTTTTTCAAGTGAAAAAGAAGTTATCTCTGCATACAATTGTAAGTCTGTTGATTTACATGCAGGTATTAAATTGAGATTGAAAACTGGCGAAATGGCAGACACTACTGTTGGACGGTCGATTTTATACGACGTTATGCCAGATGGTGCTGACTTTTCACTGGTAAATCGATTACTTAGAAAAAGTGATATTGGACGTTTGGTTGAACATATTTATTATAAATTTGGTTCAGACAGAACGGTTCAATTTTTAGAAAAAATCAAAGAACTTGGTTTCAGCTATGCAACATTGGGTGGAATTTCTTTCCCAATGGAAGGATTGATTGAGCCGAAAAGCAAAAAAGCTTCTATTGCTGATGCAGAAAAAAAAGTAACGAAAATTGAAGCATTGTTTAAAAGCGGAGCTATTACTAATGGTGAACGCGAAAACAAAGTTGTGAGCCTTTGGCATCATACAGCAGCTTCAATTGCTCGTGAAATGTATCAACAGTACGAAGAATATGACAATCAAGCGTATGAAAATGCCGATAAATCATTTAAATGGTTTAATCCAATTTTCATGTCAATTGACTCAGGAGCGCGTGGTACTAAAGAGCAGATCAAACAGCTCGTTGCAATGCGAGGATTGATGTCTAAACCATCTGGTGACGTTATTGAAACTCCGGTTAAAAGTAACTTTAAAAGTGGTTTAAACGTATTTGAATACTTTATTTCAACGCACGGGGCCCGAAAAGGTCAAGCCGATACAGCGTTGAAAACTGCGAACTCTGGGTATTTGACACGACGTTTAGTTGACGTAGCTCAAGACGTTGTTGTGACTATGGACGATTGCGGAACACTTGGCCATGTTGTTTTAGAAGACTTGAAAGAGTCTGGTAAAATTATTTACGCATTGATTAAACGTTTAAATGGTCGTGTACTTGTTGCAGACTTGAAAGACAGTTTAACAGGAGAAATTCTTTTCAAACGTGGTCAATTAATTACGAGAAATGAACTTATAGCATTGAAAGATGCATACGTTCTTAAAGCATCAGTACGATCTGTTTTATCATGTCAGGTAAAACGTGGTATTTGCTCTCAATGTTATGGAATGGATTTATCAACAGGAAGGCTGATTGAAGTTGGCGTAGCTGTTGGTGTGATCGCTGCTCAATCAATTGGTGAACCTGGAACACAGCTAACCATGAGAACCTTCCATATCGGGGGTACCGCGAGTTTTGCGGAGCAAGCATTATATCTTGCAAAATATGCAGGACGTATTGAATTCCATGATATTAGAACAGTTGTTGATCGTGATGGTCAAGATATTGTTGTGAGTCGTAAGGGTTGCGTAAGAATTCTTTCCGAAAATGGTCGAGAACTTCAAGAGGTTCAAGTTTCATACGGAGCAACGTTGCTTGTAAAACAAGGTCAAGAAATAAAAGCTGATACTGAAATCGTTAAACTTGATCCGCACAATGATGTGATCATCGGTGAAAAAGAAGGTTATGTTGAATATATTGATTTGATCAATAATATTACGAGCCAAGAAAAAATCGATGAAGCTTCACAAAAATCATTGCGTTATATTTTAGAATTTAAATCAGATAAATATCAACCTGCACTTGCAATCGTTAATAAAGACGAAGATGCGCGCTTGCAGTATTATTTACCGCATGGTTCGTATTTGCTTGTTTCTGATAAGCAAAAAGTTGAAATTGGTGATGTTCTCGTTAAAATTCCAAAAGAAGTTACCAAGACTCGTGATATTACTGGAGGTTTACCTCGAGTGTCTGAGATCTTTGAAGCTCGAATTTCAAAAGATGCTGCAATCATTGCAGACATTGATGGTGAAGTTGCGTTTGGTGGTTTACATCGTGGACATCGTAAAGTAAGCGTTACAGCTGGTGAAAACTCTTTCAACTATTTAGTTCCAAGAGATCGTCAGTTGATTGTTGCAGACGGTGAAAAAGTTAAATCTGGTGATTCATTAACCAATGGACTACCAGTTCTCCAAGATGTTTTAAGAATTCTGGGGCCAGATGTTTTACAAACATACATTGTGAATCAGGTTCAAGAGATCTATCGCTTACAAGGTGTAGATATCGACGATCGTCACATTGAAGTTATTGCAAAACAGATGCTTCGAAAAGTACGTGTTGTTTCTCCAGGTGATTCTGATTTCTTAATCGGTGACTTGGTTGACAAAGTTCACTTTAAAGCTGTCAATGGTGCACTTCGATCAGAAGGTAAAGCGGCTGCGGTTGCTCGACCTGTATTGATGGGTATCACTATGGCATCTTTAGGAACTGAAAGCGTATTCTCTGCAGCATCATTCCAAGAAACAACGAGAATTTTAGCTGAAGCAGCCGTATACGGAACAGTTGATAACTTATACGGATTGAAAGAAAATATTATTGTAGGTAAATTAGTTCCTGCAGGAACCGGTGTGACTTCGTTTAAAGATAAGCACTTAGGTGATGAGGTTTGTGCATAA